A window of the Deltaproteobacteria bacterium genome harbors these coding sequences:
- a CDS encoding mechanosensitive ion channel — protein MRALIVLCLALSFGARAEPDGKTAAQQQQQTNAAAAAAAGAGAVIVAAQAEAGEDPFAFPAPTPRARQWLGYASPWTLLFLAALLITLAALIQKVDPRRRKRIRRASILYMLYLTTFVFAAVLGLVHADGWARRVWFLADLFEVLVIIDFVAILLFDLVLLALRIEVANIVHDLALGAAYMLAFIGILHRSGVHLQGIIATSAVVTVVLGLSLQATLGNVLGGIALQLDDSIHIGDWVQLSSGQQGRISAIRWRHTVVETRNWDTIIVPNSVLLGENITILGQRQDQPVQHRMWVYFNVDFRYSPEEVIHTVEDALQGTPIANVAPFPPPNCLCYDFARQGADSFAYYAVRYWLTDLAADDPTSSAVRVRVYVALKRAGIPLAVPGQALWVSMDDPEHRERKVQRELQHRVSALEQIEMFNGLSSDDRQRLAEGMRPAPFGRGEIITRQDSAAHWLYVLARGECEVRVRGEGAAEKLVARICAPNVFGEMGVMTGERRTASVVAATEVEVYRIDKDIFKSVLRNRPEMATVISQVMAKRRVELESVREGLDAEARKRRVKEERTEILSSIQTFFGLDDDKV, from the coding sequence GTGAGAGCGCTGATCGTCCTCTGCCTCGCGCTGTCCTTCGGCGCCCGCGCGGAGCCGGACGGGAAGACCGCGGCCCAGCAACAGCAGCAGACCAATGCCGCCGCCGCGGCCGCCGCCGGCGCGGGCGCGGTCATCGTCGCGGCGCAGGCGGAGGCGGGCGAGGATCCCTTCGCGTTCCCCGCGCCGACGCCGCGCGCGAGGCAATGGCTCGGATACGCCTCGCCCTGGACGCTGCTGTTTCTGGCGGCCCTGCTGATCACGCTGGCCGCGCTGATCCAGAAAGTCGATCCGCGGCGGCGCAAGCGCATCCGCCGCGCGTCGATCCTCTACATGCTCTACCTCACCACCTTCGTCTTCGCCGCGGTGCTCGGGCTGGTGCACGCGGACGGGTGGGCGCGGCGGGTATGGTTCCTCGCCGACCTGTTCGAAGTGCTGGTGATCATCGACTTCGTCGCCATCCTGCTCTTCGACCTGGTGCTCCTGGCGCTGCGCATCGAGGTGGCGAACATCGTCCACGACCTCGCGCTCGGCGCCGCGTACATGCTGGCGTTCATCGGCATCCTCCACCGCAGCGGCGTTCACTTACAAGGGATCATCGCCACTTCCGCCGTGGTCACGGTGGTGCTCGGCCTCTCCTTGCAGGCCACGCTGGGCAACGTGCTGGGCGGCATCGCGCTGCAGCTCGACGACTCGATCCACATCGGCGACTGGGTGCAGCTCTCCTCGGGACAGCAGGGCCGGATCAGCGCCATCCGCTGGCGGCACACGGTGGTGGAGACGCGCAACTGGGACACGATCATCGTCCCCAACTCGGTGCTGCTGGGCGAGAACATCACCATCCTCGGCCAGCGGCAGGACCAGCCGGTGCAGCACCGGATGTGGGTCTACTTCAACGTCGACTTCCGCTACTCGCCCGAGGAAGTGATCCATACCGTCGAGGACGCGCTCCAGGGCACCCCGATCGCCAACGTGGCCCCATTCCCGCCGCCGAACTGCCTCTGCTACGACTTCGCCCGCCAGGGCGCGGACAGCTTCGCGTACTACGCGGTCAGGTACTGGCTGACGGATCTGGCGGCGGACGACCCGACGTCGTCGGCGGTGCGGGTGCGCGTCTACGTCGCCCTGAAGCGCGCGGGGATTCCGCTGGCGGTTCCCGGACAGGCGCTGTGGGTCTCGATGGACGATCCGGAGCACCGCGAGCGCAAGGTGCAGCGCGAGCTGCAGCACCGGGTGAGCGCGCTGGAGCAGATCGAGATGTTCAACGGGCTCTCGTCCGACGACCGGCAGCGCCTCGCGGAAGGAATGCGCCCGGCGCCGTTCGGGCGGGGGGAGATCATCACCCGGCAGGACTCGGCGGCACACTGGCTGTACGTGCTGGCGCGCGGCGAGTGCGAGGTGCGCGTCCGCGGCGAGGGCGCGGCGGAGAAGCTGGTGGCGCGGATCTGCGCGCCCAACGTCTTCGGCGAGATGGGAGTGATGACCGGCGAGCGCCGTACAGCGTCGGTAGTCGCGGCGACCGAGGTGGAGGTGTACCGGATCGACAAGGACATCTTCAAATCGGTGCTGCGCAACCGTCCGGAGATGGCGACCGTGATCTCCCAGGTGATGGCGAAGCGCCGGGTCGAGCTCGAGTCGGTGCGGGAGGGGCTGGACGCGGAAGCGCGCAAGCGGCGGGTGAAGGAGGAGCGCACCGAGATTCTGTCGTCGATCCAGACTTTCTTCGGGCTGGACGACGACAAGGTGTAG